ATGAAAGCCCGCTTACACAAACTACCACTACACAACGACGTTTCCTTTTTGTACAGCCAATGGGAATGTCCCTATTTTGACAAACCCTGGCATTTTCATGAAGAATATGAGCTGGTACTGATCGATAAGAGTAGAGGCACCAAATTCATTGGCGACAGCGTGAGTTTGTTCGAGGAGGGAGACCTGTTTCTCATTGGCTCCAATATCCCGCACCTGTTTCGTAATGATGAAACATATTATACCGACAGCCCGGGAGCCCATTCTGTATTTATACATTTTACCCAGGACCTTTTTGGCGACCGCTTCCTGAGCCTCCCCGAGTTAAAAGGGGTGCACCAGCTGCTTGACCAATCGGCCTTTGCACTGGAAGTACATGGGCAAACCCGCAAAGAAGTGACCGAGCAATTGCACCAGATGCAAACGCAATCGCCGCCGAAGCGTTTGCTCAGTCTGCTGGATATCCTGCTTACGCTTTCAGAAAGCAGGGAGCTGAAACCGCTCCTTTCCACCCGCTTTGCGCCAAATCACAACATCAATACAAAAGATACCCTGCGCATACAAAAGGTGCTGGAATACATCATGAAGAACTACATGAATGATATTTATATATCAGAAGTGGCCGCCATGCTCAATATGAGTGAAGCGGCATTTTCGCGGTATTTCAAGCATCATACCCAAAAGACGTATACGAGCTACCTGACCGAAGTGCGTATCAGCAATGCTTGTCGCCTATTGATGCAGGGAGAAGAAAGTATTTCGGAGATCGGTTATGGATGTGGCTTTGAGAATCTATCCAATTTTTACCGGCATTTTAAAAAAGTGACAGGCTTCGTTCCCAAAGACTATCGCCGGCAGTTTTTGAAGATCGCCACTGGTGCAGCTACGGCTCCTGATCTTTAAACCGGTTGGCAGGTAATCCTCTAAAACCACAGTTCTTCAGCACAAAAAGAGTACCTGCCTGCGGTTGTTCCGCCAACGCTTGCTCGTTCAATCCTACACGGGAGGTGGTCACATACAAATCATTGAGATCATCTCCTCCGAAAGTACAGGAACTAACGTGGGTCACCGGTAATGTAAACTGGTGTAACAGTCGTCCGGTGGCAGGATCCCAGCGGGTTACTTTACCACCCCCCCACAAGGCGATCCACAACATTCCTTCTTCGTCGATAGTCATACCATCTGGCTTGCCCATGTTCTCTGGAATACGAACTACTATTCTTTTATTACTGATAACCCCACTTTCAACATCGAAATCATAGGCCACCACTACGCGAGTGGGTGTATCAATAAAATAGAACTGGCTTGCATCCGGACTCCAGGCCATACCGTTAGAAACACTTACATCAGCCACCTTGCGGCTATACGAGCCATTGCGTTCGAGGGTGTAGAGACTGCCAGCTTCCGGCACCCCGGCGGTGCTCATGGTGCC
This genomic interval from Flavisolibacter tropicus contains the following:
- a CDS encoding AraC family transcriptional regulator; this translates as MKARLHKLPLHNDVSFLYSQWECPYFDKPWHFHEEYELVLIDKSRGTKFIGDSVSLFEEGDLFLIGSNIPHLFRNDETYYTDSPGAHSVFIHFTQDLFGDRFLSLPELKGVHQLLDQSAFALEVHGQTRKEVTEQLHQMQTQSPPKRLLSLLDILLTLSESRELKPLLSTRFAPNHNINTKDTLRIQKVLEYIMKNYMNDIYISEVAAMLNMSEAAFSRYFKHHTQKTYTSYLTEVRISNACRLLMQGEESISEIGYGCGFENLSNFYRHFKKVTGFVPKDYRRQFLKIATGAATAPDL
- a CDS encoding SMP-30/gluconolactonase/LRE family protein, with product MLETVTEHLCLLGESPLWDAASGTIFWVDILQGEIHAWGGLAQNHRTWKMKQPIGAIALCTSGRLVGALQQGFFYINKDNGQLDFIANPEAHLPGNRFNDGKCDPAGRFWAGTMSTAGVPEAGSLYTLERNGSYSRKVADVSVSNGMAWSPDASQFYFIDTPTRVVVAYDFDVESGVISNKRIVVRIPENMGKPDGMTIDEEGMLWIALWGGGKVTRWDPATGRLLHQFTLPVTHVSSCTFGGDDLNDLYVTTSRVGLNEQALAEQPQAGTLFVLKNCGFRGLPANRFKDQEP